A window from Candidatus Nitrosotenuis uzonensis encodes these proteins:
- a CDS encoding sulfurtransferase, with product MSKQRSVKTTIDADTLRSELRDNSVRVIDVRRKEDYQKDHIPKSVNLPLAELLADDSPERVLKMAQSMGIDDETPVVVYDDTFGALASRVAWTLEYLGHSDVSLLDMTYSNWKSIGLETDSNEVSFGTKQHSIKLRPEILATADYLERKKDEKNVIVLDNRERLNYLEQHIPGAINIPYRTLASDEKILRPRNELKRILQNRGVSEDSEIITYCGSVGTLSGLAYYALKSTDYPNVRLYVRSFKEWKGLNKPIVKQENANYWDLSAE from the coding sequence TTGAGCAAGCAAAGATCAGTTAAAACCACAATTGACGCAGATACGCTGCGCTCTGAGCTGCGTGATAACAGCGTGCGAGTGATTGATGTTAGAAGAAAAGAAGACTATCAAAAGGATCACATACCAAAATCAGTTAACTTGCCTCTTGCAGAGCTGCTTGCAGACGACAGCCCAGAACGCGTCTTGAAGATGGCCCAGTCAATGGGAATAGATGATGAGACACCCGTTGTAGTATATGATGACACATTTGGCGCATTGGCATCACGTGTGGCATGGACACTTGAATATCTGGGACACTCTGATGTCTCGCTACTTGATATGACGTACAGTAACTGGAAGTCAATCGGACTTGAAACTGACTCGAACGAGGTCTCATTTGGAACAAAACAGCATTCAATAAAGCTAAGGCCTGAAATTCTTGCAACGGCTGATTATCTTGAGAGGAAAAAGGATGAAAAGAACGTCATCGTGCTTGACAACAGAGAAAGGCTCAACTATCTTGAGCAGCACATTCCCGGAGCAATCAACATCCCATACAGAACTCTTGCTTCGGATGAAAAAATACTTAGGCCAAGAAATGAGCTGAAAAGAATACTGCAAAACAGAGGCGTTTCAGAAGACTCGGAAATTATAACATACTGTGGTAGTGTTGGAACGCTTTCGGGGCTTGCATATTATGCATTAAAGTCGACCGATTATCCAAACGTGCGCTTGTATGTACGCTCATTTAAGGAATGGAAAGGACTTAACAAACCAATAGTAAAACAGGAAAATGCAAACTATTGGGATCTTTCGGCCGAATAG
- a CDS encoding tetratricopeptide repeat protein: MKDQEKNLPKKVDEGETSLVKADYQKNKLIKKGIHLMADEKLEEAVRVFDQVLRFDPGNVEALLKLGYSKFHLDDYSGALAAYDKVLDIDVANAEAWNLKSLVHYQQKNYAKALDCVEKAIESDPTFGMAWYNKACYLSLLNEVPASLESLRRSIEIDVKNAKRAVKDKDFTNVRIEEGFKRIVEVVVLESIRQGYHTIGAIVWTTFISKADAEHALQKLLEKGLIVRNEKRQGLNKIDTYDIEPELANKVGVERRSLLGTTKKLPGVIKGLKEISDAIQTTKIAIEEENIEKIISNFDDFIEPNKLGGMMIEQFLEEHREIRLLKVRLEEKGADYLSENKGKILELFDNLEATITKKIRG; this comes from the coding sequence ATGAAGGATCAGGAAAAAAACCTGCCAAAGAAGGTAGACGAGGGTGAGACCAGCCTAGTCAAGGCAGACTACCAGAAAAATAAGCTGATTAAAAAAGGCATCCACCTGATGGCAGACGAAAAGCTTGAGGAGGCAGTAAGGGTCTTTGACCAAGTCCTCAGATTTGATCCTGGTAACGTCGAGGCGTTGCTAAAGCTAGGTTATTCCAAGTTTCACCTTGATGATTATTCCGGTGCCCTAGCCGCATACGATAAAGTGCTAGACATAGATGTTGCCAATGCAGAGGCATGGAACCTCAAGTCGCTCGTGCACTACCAGCAAAAAAACTACGCAAAGGCACTGGACTGTGTTGAAAAAGCAATAGAATCAGATCCCACATTTGGGATGGCCTGGTACAACAAGGCTTGCTATCTATCATTACTGAACGAAGTTCCTGCATCATTAGAGTCGTTGAGGCGCTCAATTGAGATCGATGTCAAAAACGCCAAACGCGCAGTCAAGGACAAGGACTTTACAAACGTCAGAATCGAGGAAGGCTTCAAGAGAATAGTCGAGGTAGTGGTACTTGAATCTATAAGACAGGGGTATCATACCATAGGTGCAATAGTCTGGACCACGTTCATCAGTAAAGCAGATGCAGAACATGCACTTCAGAAACTTCTTGAAAAAGGTCTCATTGTGAGAAACGAAAAAAGACAAGGCCTCAACAAAATTGACACTTATGACATAGAGCCAGAGCTTGCAAACAAGGTAGGAGTCGAAAGGAGGAGTCTGCTTGGCACCACCAAAAAGCTTCCAGGAGTAATCAAAGGACTCAAAGAGATCAGTGACGCAATACAGACAACCAAAATCGCCATAGAGGAAGAAAACATAGAAAAAATTATTTCTAATTTTGACGACTTTATAGAACCTAACAAGCTTGGTGGTATGATGATAGAGCAATTTCTCGAAGAGCACCGTGAGATAAGATTGTTGAAAGTAAGACTTGAAGAAAAAGGTGCAGATTATCTAAGTGAGAATAAGGGTAAGATTCTCGAGCTGTTCGACAATTTGGAAGCTACGATAACAAAAAAAATCAGAGGCTAG
- a CDS encoding collagen-like protein, translating to MKKLEVSGTAPFKQAGVYEVQIILCDIKPTTEEIIEKRFSSLWQDGFHLHVKDNKFTQVLGSNTNPLPESIFDLPSIWVVVRDQFSSLHSVFEVSLGGGHHEEAAPPVRQKRTRETMEETPAPMQEDRFISARGERGPPGPRGPPGDKGPTGPPGDKGDKGPTGPPGDKGDKGPQGPPGPPGDKGDKGPTGPPGDRGDRGITGPPGDKGDKGEKGLTGDKGDKGDKGPPGPQGDKGEKGLTGDKGDKGDKGPTGPPGDKGDKGPLGPQGDKGVTGPIGPQGDKGPLGPPGDKGDKGVTGPIGPPGDKGPTGPPGPQGDKGIQGPIGERGPRGPQGPTGDKGPQGPPGPIGEKGPRGPAGEVGDKGPQGPQGPPGEKGLTGVPGPQGERGPRGPQGPPGEKGLTGPQGPPGDKGVPGPQGPQGEPGPQGLPGEKGPQGPQGIQGPQGERGPQGPRGPPGEKGPQGPQGPPGDKGPRGPPGTPGPAGAAGMSDEQKALFREMLEILTNKNIITTEEQIKLMSYLY from the coding sequence ATGAAAAAACTAGAGGTTTCAGGCACAGCACCATTCAAGCAGGCAGGCGTATACGAAGTTCAAATCATACTATGCGATATCAAGCCCACAACGGAAGAGATTATCGAGAAAAGATTCAGTTCTTTGTGGCAGGATGGATTTCATTTACACGTAAAAGATAACAAATTCACACAGGTGTTAGGTAGCAACACCAACCCACTCCCGGAATCGATTTTTGATTTACCGTCGATCTGGGTTGTGGTAAGAGATCAGTTCTCATCACTTCATTCTGTTTTTGAAGTTTCTCTGGGGGGTGGCCATCATGAGGAGGCTGCACCGCCTGTACGACAAAAAAGGACAAGGGAGACTATGGAAGAGACTCCAGCACCTATGCAAGAAGATCGATTCATTTCAGCAAGAGGTGAACGCGGTCCCCCTGGCCCCCGCGGCCCGCCAGGCGACAAAGGCCCGACAGGCCCGCCAGGCGACAAAGGCGACAAAGGCCCGACAGGACCGCCAGGCGACAAAGGCGACAAGGGACCACAGGGTCCACCAGGACCACCGGGTGATAAAGGCGACAAAGGCCCGACAGGACCGCCAGGCGATAGGGGCGATAGAGGTATCACAGGCCCGCCCGGCGACAAAGGCGACAAGGGAGAAAAAGGATTAACTGGTGATAAAGGCGACAAAGGCGACAAAGGCCCTCCTGGCCCGCAGGGAGACAAGGGAGAAAAAGGATTAACTGGTGATAAAGGCGACAAAGGCGACAAAGGTCCGACAGGACCGCCAGGCGACAAAGGCGACAAAGGTCCACTCGGTCCGCAAGGCGACAAAGGAGTAACAGGCCCAATTGGTCCGCAAGGCGACAAAGGTCCACTCGGTCCGCCAGGCGACAAAGGCGACAAAGGAGTAACAGGCCCAATTGGTCCGCCTGGTGATAAGGGACCTACCGGCCCTCCCGGTCCGCAAGGCGACAAAGGAATTCAAGGTCCTATAGGTGAGAGGGGTCCAAGGGGGCCACAGGGACCCACTGGTGATAAGGGTCCGCAAGGCCCGCCCGGTCCTATAGGCGAGAAAGGTCCAAGAGGACCCGCTGGAGAGGTTGGCGACAAAGGTCCACAAGGTCCGCAAGGCCCGCCCGGCGAGAAGGGATTGACAGGCGTTCCCGGTCCGCAAGGAGAACGCGGTCCGCGTGGTCCGCAAGGCCCGCCCGGCGAGAAGGGACTTACTGGTCCGCAAGGCCCGCCCGGCGACAAAGGCGTTCCCGGTCCGCAAGGCCCACAAGGTGAACCTGGTCCACAAGGTCTCCCAGGAGAGAAAGGCCCACAAGGTCCGCAAGGGATACAAGGCCCACAAGGCGAACGAGGCCCACAGGGTCCTAGGGGCCCACCTGGAGAGAAAGGCCCACAAGGTCCGCAAGGCCCGCCCGGCGACAAAGGTCCTAGAGGTCCACCTGGTACGCCTGGTCCTGCAGGAGCCGCAGGAATGTCAGACGAACAAAAGGCACTATTCAGAGAGATGTTGGAGATTCTTACAAATAAGAACATCATAACAACTGAAGAACAGATAAAGCTGATGAGCTATCTATACTAA
- a CDS encoding OBG GTPase family GTP-binding protein — translation MGIPEKIKAIQDEIHKTQINKATEHHIGLLKAKIAKLRREQETRQAKKSGVSSDGFDVRRSGDATVVFIGLPSVGKSTLLNKLTGSKSTVGAYQFTTVTVVPGMLDYRGARIQVLDLPGIIEGASQGKGLGKRILSVARSADLVVLVLDVFQPYHEEVLRTELGNIGIRLDQKPPDIVIEKAAIGGISIAQQVKLTSLSEKTIKEILHIYGITSARVLIREDITSEQLVDHLTGDKKYASSLTVLNKIDLVDERFVKEVKSKVKSEVIPVSADGGVNIELLKDKIYDKLDFIRIYMRPKGGETDYKEPLIIRRNSTIEDVCNKLHRNLKKEFRYGLVWGKSVKFGGQRVGIQHVLQDEDVLTIIKTR, via the coding sequence ATGGGAATTCCTGAAAAGATAAAGGCAATACAAGATGAAATACACAAAACGCAAATCAACAAAGCTACAGAGCATCACATAGGTCTGCTTAAGGCAAAGATTGCCAAGCTTAGAAGAGAGCAGGAAACGCGCCAAGCAAAAAAATCAGGAGTCTCTTCAGACGGTTTTGATGTAAGAAGGAGTGGTGATGCCACAGTGGTGTTCATCGGACTACCAAGTGTGGGCAAGTCAACCTTGCTGAACAAGCTTACCGGTTCGAAGTCAACGGTAGGCGCATACCAGTTTACCACGGTCACGGTGGTTCCGGGCATGCTGGACTACAGAGGTGCGAGAATTCAAGTTCTTGACTTGCCAGGCATTATCGAGGGTGCGTCTCAGGGAAAGGGACTTGGAAAGAGGATTCTCTCAGTTGCAAGGAGTGCAGATTTGGTAGTGCTAGTCCTAGACGTGTTTCAGCCATACCATGAAGAGGTACTAAGAACGGAACTTGGCAATATAGGAATAAGGTTAGACCAAAAGCCTCCAGACATTGTAATAGAAAAGGCTGCGATAGGAGGAATCTCCATAGCACAGCAGGTAAAGCTTACATCACTTTCTGAGAAGACCATAAAAGAGATTTTGCACATATATGGCATAACTAGCGCAAGAGTACTCATTCGTGAGGATATAACATCAGAACAGCTTGTTGACCATCTTACGGGGGATAAAAAATATGCAAGTTCGCTGACAGTCCTCAATAAAATCGACTTGGTAGATGAGAGATTCGTAAAAGAAGTCAAAAGCAAAGTAAAGTCCGAGGTGATTCCCGTTTCAGCAGATGGCGGAGTCAACATAGAGTTGCTAAAAGACAAAATCTACGACAAACTGGACTTTATCAGAATATACATGAGACCGAAGGGAGGAGAAACAGACTACAAGGAACCCCTGATTATCAGAAGAAATTCTACCATTGAGGATGTCTGCAACAAGCTGCACCGAAATCTCAAGAAAGAGTTTCGTTACGGTCTTGTTTGGGGCAAGAGTGTAAAGTTTGGCGGACAAAGAGTAGGCATCCAACACGTACTGCAGGATGAAGACGTACTCACAATAATCAAAACGAGGTGA
- a CDS encoding phosphoglycolate phosphatase, with product MRRRTFAVDIDGTITENGGGRIHLGALNALRYMKKLGHNVILVSGRSSVEGYLLSVFGGLNTIAVGENGGCITYGANEHIMLGNKETCIEALHAIRSEINVVEKPVFPRMTEVVLERTFDVDDAVKIVNARKMGVVLSDSQYAIHINSTGINKATGFEHVMNKMGIRREDVIAIGDSATDVPLFKLSGLSIAVGNAHHTVKSAASMHVESHAGDGVVEALNKIAPTLSES from the coding sequence ATGCGTCGAAGAACGTTTGCAGTTGATATTGACGGAACAATAACTGAAAATGGCGGGGGCAGAATACACCTTGGTGCACTAAACGCATTACGATACATGAAAAAGCTTGGTCACAATGTCATACTAGTTTCCGGCCGTTCTTCAGTGGAAGGTTATCTGCTTTCAGTGTTCGGTGGTCTGAACACTATTGCGGTGGGGGAAAATGGCGGGTGCATTACATATGGGGCAAACGAACACATCATGCTTGGTAACAAAGAAACATGCATTGAAGCTCTACACGCCATACGCTCTGAGATAAACGTGGTTGAAAAGCCGGTGTTTCCAAGGATGACCGAAGTCGTACTTGAGAGGACATTTGATGTTGACGATGCCGTCAAAATAGTAAACGCGCGCAAAATGGGAGTGGTGCTCTCGGACAGCCAGTATGCAATACATATCAACTCGACTGGTATTAACAAGGCAACAGGATTTGAACATGTGATGAATAAAATGGGAATACGACGCGAAGATGTGATCGCAATAGGTGATAGCGCAACTGACGTCCCACTCTTTAAGTTGAGTGGTTTGAGCATCGCGGTTGGAAATGCGCATCACACAGTAAAATCTGCCGCCAGCATGCACGTCGAGTCACATGCAGGCGATGGTGTCGTGGAGGCGTTAAACAAAATTGCCCCAACACTTTCGGAGTCATAA
- a CDS encoding arginine--tRNA ligase yields MSIQVLLDEINGNLTKITAKLGIPQTNYTLEPAKEGYGDVTCNIAFLAAKHLKKKPYDVAKDLAEHYAAFVGRLVLRVEAHSSGYLNFFANNSLLSSIILKGTQEPIFGKVDLGKGAKIVVEHTSVNPNKALHIGHVRNVVIGDTVARILKSANYDVSVLNYVDDSGLQVADILVGFTRLGFSQMPDSGQKFDQYCGDVVYVKTTERYTSEPELQDIRNKILKEIEDGHSEIAKFAKTITARVLAEQLKTCWRLGVSYDCLNFESEIVRSQLWSEIFEKLKELGKIKFEQEGKNAGCWVIPAEGEDDKVLVRSNGTATYIAKDIPYAAWKLGLVDDPFNYKKYAVQHDGRLLWQTTLEPSDLPKQNFSADNVITVIDSRQARLQNIITKLVADFSGSKSYLHLGYESVTLSSDTAKVLGIDTGGKNAQMSGRKGLYVNADSVLDMLEQKTIEETKKRNPDFTAEILAEIAEKIAVGTIRYEMIKQDLDKIITFDLTKSLSLEGDTASYIQYSYVRATRILEKAATVPNFEASYDLLASEYELSLIRAIGKFSLNIRDAANNLSPKVIARYCYSLAVEFNAFYEHVRVLDSDDGALLNARLCLLAAFKSCLQKALDLLGISVPQRM; encoded by the coding sequence ATGAGCATACAAGTATTGCTTGATGAAATAAATGGCAATCTTACCAAGATTACTGCCAAACTTGGCATACCTCAGACAAACTACACCCTAGAGCCTGCCAAAGAAGGGTATGGAGATGTTACATGCAACATCGCATTTCTTGCTGCAAAACACCTCAAGAAAAAACCATATGATGTGGCAAAGGACTTGGCAGAACACTATGCTGCATTTGTTGGCAGACTTGTCTTAAGAGTAGAGGCACATTCATCAGGTTACTTGAATTTTTTTGCAAACAACAGCTTATTGTCATCTATTATACTAAAAGGGACCCAAGAGCCCATCTTTGGCAAGGTGGATCTTGGCAAGGGCGCAAAGATTGTAGTGGAGCATACCAGTGTTAACCCAAACAAAGCACTTCACATAGGACATGTAAGAAACGTGGTGATTGGGGATACTGTTGCAAGAATACTCAAAAGTGCGAACTATGATGTGAGTGTGCTCAACTATGTAGATGACTCTGGCCTTCAGGTGGCAGACATCCTTGTGGGATTCACACGACTTGGATTTTCACAAATGCCGGATAGTGGGCAAAAATTTGATCAGTATTGCGGCGATGTCGTATATGTAAAGACTACAGAAAGGTATACAAGCGAGCCGGAACTCCAAGACATTCGCAACAAAATACTCAAAGAAATTGAGGATGGGCATTCTGAGATTGCCAAGTTTGCAAAGACAATAACTGCTCGCGTGCTAGCAGAGCAGCTAAAAACATGCTGGCGGCTTGGCGTTTCATATGATTGCCTTAATTTTGAATCCGAGATCGTTCGCTCACAGTTATGGTCTGAGATATTTGAGAAACTAAAGGAACTTGGGAAGATAAAATTTGAGCAGGAAGGTAAAAACGCTGGATGCTGGGTTATACCAGCTGAAGGTGAAGACGATAAGGTTCTGGTGCGAAGTAACGGCACTGCGACATACATTGCAAAAGACATACCGTACGCTGCATGGAAGCTTGGTCTAGTCGACGATCCGTTCAACTACAAAAAATATGCAGTACAGCACGACGGCCGCCTACTCTGGCAGACAACACTTGAACCTAGTGATCTGCCTAAACAAAACTTTTCTGCTGACAATGTAATCACTGTAATAGACTCAAGACAGGCAAGACTGCAGAACATAATAACAAAGCTTGTAGCTGACTTTTCCGGGAGTAAATCATATTTGCACCTTGGCTATGAATCCGTCACACTAAGCTCTGACACTGCAAAAGTGCTTGGAATCGATACTGGAGGCAAGAATGCCCAGATGTCTGGCAGGAAAGGACTCTATGTTAACGCTGATTCTGTACTTGACATGCTTGAGCAAAAAACAATCGAGGAAACAAAAAAGCGCAATCCTGACTTTACTGCCGAGATACTAGCTGAAATTGCAGAAAAGATTGCAGTTGGAACAATTCGGTACGAGATGATAAAACAGGATCTTGATAAGATAATCACATTTGATCTCACAAAATCATTAAGTTTAGAAGGTGACACCGCTTCATATATACAATATTCTTACGTGCGGGCTACAAGAATACTGGAAAAGGCCGCAACTGTTCCTAACTTTGAGGCCTCATACGACTTGCTTGCAAGCGAATATGAGCTAAGTCTTATCAGAGCAATAGGCAAATTCTCATTAAATATCAGGGATGCTGCAAACAACCTCTCACCCAAGGTGATTGCAAGATACTGCTATTCTCTTGCGGTTGAATTCAACGCATTTTACGAACACGTGCGGGTCCTTGACAGTGATGATGGAGCCCTTCTTAATGCAAGACTGTGCCTTCTTGCCGCATTCAAATCTTGTCTTCAAAAGGCTCTTGACTTATTGGGAATATCAGTGCCGCAGCGGATGTAG
- a CDS encoding response regulator has translation MVKVIVIDDDVDTVEVFCEYLEIKDITVVGRGYNGKTAVELYEKLRPDIALLDVMMPEYDGFYGIENIKKINPDAKVIMVTADLTYDTEKRLKALDASAVIYKPYEIDSVIDIIHKVHKGTLALTP, from the coding sequence TTGGTCAAAGTAATAGTAATTGATGATGATGTAGACACAGTTGAAGTATTCTGCGAGTATCTTGAAATCAAAGATATAACTGTCGTTGGTAGAGGCTACAACGGCAAGACTGCAGTTGAATTGTACGAGAAATTGAGGCCAGACATAGCGCTACTTGATGTTATGATGCCCGAGTATGATGGCTTTTACGGAATAGAGAATATCAAGAAAATAAACCCTGACGCCAAAGTAATAATGGTTACTGCCGATCTTACATACGATACGGAAAAAAGATTAAAGGCACTTGACGCTTCCGCTGTAATCTACAAGCCGTACGAGATTGATAGCGTAATAGACATCATTCACAAGGTACACAAGGGAACACTGGCGTTAACGCCATAA
- a CDS encoding response regulator, whose amino-acid sequence MKILIADDEPDLLSQYSTVLTDRNHTVVTTSDGQSCVAKYEEEFARSPDHVFDAVVLDYSMPKMNGLDAAKKILEMNKSQRIIFASAYVQETLIDSIQNLKQIVELLQKPFSLQDLIDTIEDKTIYDELAKLNVNIQNLRDLNPTHAQIRDYLEALRKIQKAKTF is encoded by the coding sequence ATGAAGATCCTGATAGCCGACGATGAGCCGGACCTACTATCGCAGTATAGTACAGTCCTAACTGACAGAAATCATACGGTTGTGACTACAAGTGACGGCCAATCATGTGTTGCCAAATACGAGGAAGAATTTGCACGTTCTCCAGATCATGTATTTGATGCAGTTGTCCTTGACTATTCTATGCCAAAGATGAACGGCCTTGATGCTGCAAAAAAGATATTGGAAATGAACAAATCCCAGAGGATAATATTTGCATCTGCATACGTGCAAGAAACTCTCATAGATTCCATCCAGAATCTCAAACAGATAGTGGAACTGCTCCAAAAGCCATTCAGTCTGCAGGATCTAATTGATACCATAGAAGACAAGACGATATATGATGAGCTTGCAAAGCTGAACGTCAACATACAAAATCTACGCGACTTGAACCCAACCCACGCCCAAATCCGTGATTATCTTGAGGCACTAAGGAAGATACAGAAAGCAAAGACTTTCTAG
- a CDS encoding tRNA (adenine-N1)-methyltransferase: MTKIKNNSYVLFFYNDSKKWLNKISKDQSLHTHVGVIKHSDAIGKEYGSRIRTNKDKYVYLLEPTIHDFVMKSQHGTQIVYPKDLGYIAARAGVQSGQKIVEIGTGSGALTTFLASIVKPRGHVYTFDVEPKFMQIAEKNITRAGMIKYVTMENLNIKEAKKMPVTEADMAIIDLGDPWTVIPQVRKMLKGSGAVVSICPTMNQLEKLTIALIENEFTDIECSEHILRTIDAREGKTRHSFYGIGHTTYLAYARKAFFDRKEKK; the protein is encoded by the coding sequence ATGACCAAGATAAAAAACAACTCTTACGTTCTGTTTTTCTATAATGACTCCAAAAAGTGGTTGAATAAGATATCAAAGGACCAATCACTTCATACCCATGTAGGAGTGATAAAACACAGCGACGCAATAGGCAAAGAATATGGCTCCAGAATCCGTACAAACAAGGATAAGTACGTCTATCTTCTGGAACCGACAATACATGATTTTGTAATGAAGAGCCAACACGGCACACAAATAGTATACCCAAAGGATCTTGGATACATTGCTGCAAGGGCAGGAGTACAGAGTGGGCAGAAGATAGTAGAGATTGGAACTGGTAGTGGTGCGCTAACTACGTTTCTTGCAAGCATAGTAAAGCCGCGTGGTCACGTGTACACATTTGACGTAGAACCAAAATTCATGCAGATTGCGGAAAAAAACATCACAAGGGCAGGCATGATAAAGTACGTGACGATGGAAAATCTGAACATCAAGGAAGCAAAAAAAATGCCAGTTACGGAGGCGGACATGGCAATAATTGACCTTGGGGATCCATGGACAGTCATTCCACAGGTGCGCAAAATGCTAAAAGGCAGCGGAGCTGTTGTCTCAATCTGTCCTACGATGAATCAGCTTGAAAAGCTGACGATTGCTCTGATAGAAAACGAGTTTACTGATATTGAATGCAGCGAGCACATCCTACGAACAATAGATGCACGTGAAGGCAAGACAAGGCACTCATTTTACGGCATAGGACACACCACATACCTTGCATATGCAAGAAAGGCGTTCTTTGACAGGAAGGAGAAAAAATAA
- a CDS encoding NAD(P)H-hydrate dehydratase: MLAQRLQASSVKKFIPPRKRDSRKGDNGKVAVIGGSYMYHGAPVLSSLAALRSGTDLVYTCVPKVISESVRAISPNLIVIPMVDYKLTRGSANKLLGQLPPDLDSATIGMGLSIADEEGLKNIVTSLSSQNVMLSLDASALVKYILPSVSGKKVVLTPHAGEFKRMFGEMPPAATTPRVKMVEKAAKENSVVILLKGSTDVITDGQRTFLNPKNLASMTVGGTGDVLSGLVAGLLAKNHNLLESSAAASFVNGLAGKTSQRKNGLHIVATDLIDAIPAVMKLFDRVI, translated from the coding sequence TTGTTGGCACAGCGGCTTCAAGCATCAAGTGTAAAAAAGTTCATTCCGCCAAGAAAACGTGATTCGCGCAAAGGAGACAATGGCAAGGTCGCAGTGATAGGAGGAAGTTACATGTATCATGGTGCACCAGTCTTATCGTCGCTTGCAGCTCTAAGATCTGGCACGGATCTCGTATATACATGCGTGCCCAAAGTAATATCAGAATCAGTCAGGGCAATCTCGCCAAATCTTATTGTAATTCCGATGGTTGACTACAAACTTACAAGAGGTTCTGCAAACAAACTACTTGGCCAGCTTCCACCAGACCTTGATTCTGCAACAATCGGCATGGGACTTTCTATTGCAGATGAAGAGGGGCTCAAAAACATAGTTACATCGCTTTCTTCTCAGAACGTAATGCTTTCACTTGATGCAAGCGCACTAGTCAAATACATACTTCCGTCAGTGTCCGGCAAAAAAGTAGTTCTGACCCCGCACGCCGGTGAGTTCAAAAGAATGTTCGGTGAAATGCCGCCTGCAGCCACCACTCCGAGAGTAAAAATGGTGGAAAAAGCTGCAAAGGAGAACTCTGTGGTGATACTTTTGAAGGGCAGCACCGACGTAATAACTGACGGACAGAGAACGTTTCTCAACCCGAAAAATCTTGCATCAATGACAGTTGGTGGCACTGGTGACGTACTATCTGGCCTTGTTGCAGGACTTCTTGCAAAAAATCACAACCTGCTAGAGTCCTCTGCGGCTGCATCGTTTGTAAACGGCCTTGCCGGAAAGACCAGTCAAAGAAAGAACGGACTGCACATAGTGGCAACTGATCTGATCGACGCTATTCCGGCAGTAATGAAATTATTTGACAGAGTGATTTGA